TTCAATTTTCTTTACAGCTGGATACCCCCGCCTTAACGACACCATGCCTATTATTACAGCACTTCAGGCCAGCGGTGTTGATATGGTTGAGGTTGGATTTCCATTCTCTGATCCAGTAGCGGATGGCCCAACGATTCAGGAGAGTAACCTCGTAGCGCTCGCAAACGGCATGACTATTAAGCTGCTCTTTGAGCAGCTCTCCAAGCTCCGTAGCGGCTCAATTACGATGCCAGTACTTCTAATGGGGTACCTTAATCCCGTTGAGCGATACGGGTGTGAGCGCTTCTTTGAAGAGGCGGCACGCTGTGGTATAGATGCCCTGATACTTCCAGATATGCCCTTTGATGAATACCTTGCGCGTTATCGGCCGCTCTTTAAGAGAAATAGCATTCAGCCCGTATTCCTTATTACTACGCGTACGGAGGATGAGCGTATCAGGGAATTGGATGCCGAGGATCCAGCGTTTCTCTACGTAGTATCATCCGACGCTATTACTGGGGGCAGGGCTGAGGTCAGTCAGGAGCGCGAGAGATTCTTCAAGCATCTTATGGAGATGGGGCTTAAAAGCAGGCTTATTGTAGGCTTTGGAGTTTCCGATCAAGAGAGCTTTAACTTAGTAACAAAACACACGGATGGGGCCATTATCGGGAGCGCTTTTCTTCGCGCGATAGCCAAGATCGATCTAAAAACGACCGGTTCTACAAGCCCCAAGCAGGATATCTCAGGCTCCGTCTCCGATTTCATAAAACAGATTAGGCATGGCTAGACCCCGATAGAGCTGCGGCAGCAGAATTTTTTGAGTAGCGTAAAAAGCTTCGGTATACTATCTGATATAGTATTAACAGTTGTATCTCCGGAGAAAAAAATGGCAAGCATTACTAGCAATCAATTAGGACCCAATGCTCAGCTAGAGATCCTTAAAGACATTATAAAGCAGGGGGGGCGTGTCTACCTCTCGCTAGCGGGCCATGAGCTGATAGCCCAGGTGAAAATTGATAATGGGGAATACAAGCTTACAACTTCGCATAGAGAGCTTAACCCCCCGTACTGCTCAGAGCGCAAAAAGATCTTATTTTTAACAACCGGGGTGCTTGTTAGTGGTACAAAAATAGAGGGACACACTCCACCACAGAGGGACGAAAAATACGAAACTACTAGCAAAAGCTCAGAGCTTAGTTCCGCTGAGGTAAGAGATACTCTCCTAAATCTGAAAAAGATAATGAAGGACAACACTCCTACCACTAGAGATGGATTGGATAGCCTCCATTTGCCTAAGGCTTCTTAGCCTCCCTCAAGCTAGATTAGTCTTTATTCGCCTAACGGTGCCGCAACTGGATTCCTTAAGGCAGCAAGCTCTGGCACAAGGTATTCAATCTTTGCAGACTTACGGAGCTGGCTGATACGCTCCATTAGTAGTCTATCGTGCGCTTGAGCCATAACAAGGTAGCGCACCTTATCCTTAGATGTTTCGTAGTCAGGGCTGCCAGCAACCTGACGCTCCTCAACTTTAATAATATGGAATCCGTACTCCGATTGTACTGGGTCGCTGATATCACCTACTTTAAGTTCAAAGGCAGCTTGTTCAAATTCGGGTACCATCATGCCGCGCTGAAAGAAGCCGAGATCTCCACCCTCAAGTTTTGTGGCCTCATCGTCCGAACTTTCGCCAGCTAATTGTGCAAAATCAGCCCCTGGAGCAAGCGCCTTAGTGCGAATCTCAGAGATCTTTTTGCGGGCCGCTGCGATCTGTTCCGGTGTTGCTTTAGGATCGATCTTAATTAGGATATGACGGGCCTTAACCATCTCTGGTGTTGCATAGAGGTCGGGATTCTCTGTAAATGATTTTTTAAGGTCAGCCTCAGAAACCGTAAAGTTCTTGAGTATCTCCTGTTCAACGTAGCGTTCAATCAATAGCTTGTTGTTGATATCATCTGAGAATCGTTCCCAGGTGGTGCCATACGAAGAGAGCGTAGTATTAATGCTCTCTCGGCCACCCTGCTCAGCAACTAGTGCGTCAAAGGATTTTTGTAGCTCTGCAGGATCGTAACTTGGAGAGCTCTTGGCGGCCTTGACCAACAGATCCCTATCAATCTTAGAGGCGAGGATTGAGATCTTTAAGTTTATCAGGTTTGCAGGGTCATCCTTGATGGTCTCAACCATAGCTTGAAGCTCCGGTTGCTCAAGCTCGCGGTTAATATCTGCTACTGTAATCTTTTCTCCGTTGAGTGTAGCAACGATGGTGTTAGGATCGTTTAAGAGAGAGCTATTCTGCGCCGAAGAGAGCGGGGTAGCAGCGGCGATATGGATCACAGAGGCAGCGACAATTACGATCGTACAGGCGGCTTTAGATAGGTGCTTCATGGTATGTATCTCTTGGAACGTTAAAGCTAAATAGTTACTAGAGAGTAGTTTTCAATG
This region of Pseudomonadota bacterium genomic DNA includes:
- a CDS encoding peptidylprolyl isomerase, with amino-acid sequence MKHLSKAACTIVIVAASVIHIAAATPLSSAQNSSLLNDPNTIVATLNGEKITVADINRELEQPELQAMVETIKDDPANLINLKISILASKIDRDLLVKAAKSSPSYDPAELQKSFDALVAEQGGRESINTTLSSYGTTWERFSDDINNKLLIERYVEQEILKNFTVSEADLKKSFTENPDLYATPEMVKARHILIKIDPKATPEQIAAARKKISEIRTKALAPGADFAQLAGESSDDEATKLEGGDLGFFQRGMMVPEFEQAAFELKVGDISDPVQSEYGFHIIKVEERQVAGSPDYETSKDKVRYLVMAQAHDRLLMERISQLRKSAKIEYLVPELAALRNPVAAPLGE
- the trpA gene encoding tryptophan synthase subunit alpha, whose protein sequence is MIGNRFKQLPENPALSIFFTAGYPRLNDTMPIITALQASGVDMVEVGFPFSDPVADGPTIQESNLVALANGMTIKLLFEQLSKLRSGSITMPVLLMGYLNPVERYGCERFFEEAARCGIDALILPDMPFDEYLARYRPLFKRNSIQPVFLITTRTEDERIRELDAEDPAFLYVVSSDAITGGRAEVSQERERFFKHLMEMGLKSRLIVGFGVSDQESFNLVTKHTDGAIIGSAFLRAIAKIDLKTTGSTSPKQDISGSVSDFIKQIRHG